A genomic stretch from Theobroma cacao cultivar B97-61/B2 chromosome 4, Criollo_cocoa_genome_V2, whole genome shotgun sequence includes:
- the LOC18602038 gene encoding uncharacterized protein LOC18602038 has product MAVELCSENSGMSPRISFSHDLCHFDVVPVEQRPLRSKSSGLNSSIDFDFCVRESLDLQSSSADELFSDGKILPTEIKKKNVPSKQIDQSTAPLPLPRSNSVHDDANINETSKKESSKENKITRDKTGDEVDEKQSSKSFWRFKRSSSLNCGSGYGRSLCPLPLLSRSNSTGSTPNVKQASISKDSHHHKQNAQKHATNSSYKPSTSYQKPPLRKSYKPYGNAVQVNPVLNVPSGNMFGLGSIFFTGKDKNHRKK; this is encoded by the coding sequence ATGGCTGTAGAACTTTGCTCAGAGAATTCTGGTATGAGTCCAAGGATTTCGTTTTCTCATGACCTTTGTCATTTTGATGTTGTGCCTGTTGAGCAACGCCCTCTTAGATCAAAATCTTCAGGCTTAAATTCAAGCATTGATTTCGATTTCTGTGTCCGTGAAAGCTTGGACCTACAATCATCATCAGCTGATGAGCTTTTCTCTGATGGAAAAATCCTTCCCACTGAGATCAAGAAAAAGAACGTCCCATCGAAACAAATTGATCAATCTACAGCCCCACTGCCATTGCCACGATCAAATTCTGTTCATGACGATGCTAACATTAACGAGACTTCGAAGAAAGAAAGCTCCAAAGAGAACAAGATTACGCGGGACAAAACAGGGGATGAAGTAGATGAGAAGCAAAGTTCCAAGTCGTTTTGGCGTTTCAAGAGGAGTAGCAGCTTGAATTGTGGAAGTGGGTATGGTAGAAGCTTGTGTCCCTTGCCACTTTTGTCAAGAAGCAATTCAACAGGCTCTACACCAAATGTTAAACAAGCTTCGATTTCGAAAGATTCCCATCACCATAAGCAGAATGCACAGAAACATGCTACTAATTCCTCCTATAAGCCTTCAACAAGTTATCAGAAGCCTCCGTTGAGGAAGAGTTATAAGCCTTATGGTAATGCTGTTCAAGTTAACCCTGTCCTGAATGTTCCTTCTGGCAATATGTTTGGTTTAGGTTCAATCTTCTTCACTGGCAAAGATAAGAACCACAGGAagaaataa